In Electrophorus electricus isolate fEleEle1 chromosome 14, fEleEle1.pri, whole genome shotgun sequence, a single window of DNA contains:
- the gpx9 gene encoding glutathione peroxidase 9, with product MDKFDGAKFTILGFPCNQFGLQSPEEDYETLDVLRCVRPGGGFLPKFPLFSRIEVNGQNEDPLFTYLKASLPSMNLVTGDIKTLFWSPIRVNDIRWNFEKFLITSDGAPYKRYDFHRPFEEVERDVAALV from the exons ATGGACAAGTTTGATGGTGCAAAGTTTACCATTCTTGGATTCCCATGCAATCAGTTTGGGCTACAATCACCTG AGGAAGACTATGAGACTCTGGATGTGCTGCGGTGTGTGAGACCAGGGGGTGGTTTCCTCCCAAAGTTCCCCCTGTTTAGCAGAATTGAGGTTAATGGGCAGAATGAGGACCCTCTATTCACTTATCTGAAG GCTTCTCTGCCTTCCATGAACCTTGTCACCGGGGACATCAAGACACTCTTCTGGTCTCCCATTAGAGTCAATGACATCCGATGGAACTTTGAGAAGTTCCTTATCACGTCGGATGGGGCGCCATACAAACG CTACGACTTCCATCGTCCATTCGAAGAGGTGGAGCGGGACGTAGCAGCGCTTGTTTAG
- the fbxl15 gene encoding F-box/LRR-repeat protein 15 isoform X1 has protein sequence MTNSAAPYMTMDAKSEERPDGAKYQLLDLPWEDVLVAHVLCYLPLRHLLSLQCVSKSFRSLVQVYLANCRTFDPAQTGPCIPKEAFCSMLRDNTVLHTLSVHRCSDWITDKELLPVVGQNQQLRRVDLRGCVQLTRHALVALALGCPRLQHLCLAHCEWVDGLALRSLADRCAHMRSLDLTACRQVRDEAVGYAAARWPGLRSLSVAVNANITDTAVEEVAKRCRELEHLDLTGCLRVRNEAIRTVAEYCPKLQSLKVNHCHNVSESSLGVLRRRNVEIDVEPPLQRALVLLQDVFLSADSHQDITGHAGDFLGYMVHMTPGSV, from the exons ATGACAAACTCAGCTGCCCCTTACATGACCATGGATGCAAAATCGGAGGAACGACCTGACGGAGCCAA GTATCAGCTTTTGGATCTTCCTTGGGAGGATGTCCTGGTGGCACACGTGTTGTGCTACTTACCTTTGCGGCATCTGCTCAGCCTGCAGTGTGTGAGCAAGAGCTTCCGTTCACTGGTCCAGGTTTACCTGGCCAACTGCCGTACATTTGACCCTGCCCAG ACGGGTCCTTGTATCCCGAAAGAAGCCTTCTGCTCCATGCTCCGTGACAACACCGTCCTCCACACCCTATCTGTCCACCGCTGCTCCGACTGGATCACGGACAAGGAGCTGCTGCCCGTGGTGGGCCAGAACCAGCAGCTGCGGAGGGTGGACCTGCGGGGTTGCGTCCAGCTCACCCGCCATGCCTTGGTGGCACTGGCACTGGGTTGCCCGCGCCTTCAGCACCTGTGTCTGGCACACTGTGAGTGGGTGGACGGCCTGGCGCTGCGGAGCCTGGCTGACCGCTGTGCCCACATGCGCTCCCTGGACCTCACCGCCTGCCGCCAGGTGCGCGACGAGGCTGTGGGCTACGCGGCAGCTCGGTGGCCCGGCTTGCGCTCGCTCTCCGTGGCCGTGAATGCCAACATCACGGACACTGCCGTAGAAGAGGTGGCCAAGCGCTGCAGGGAGCTGGAGCACCTCGACCTGACAGGTTGCCTGCGAGTGCGGAATGAAGCCATCAG gacCGTAGCTGAATACTGCCCTAAACTGCAGTCTCTAAAGGTGAATCACTGTCACAATGTTAGCGAGTCCAGCCTGGGTGTGCTACGAAGGAGGAATGTAGAGATCGATGTGGAGCCACCCCTCCAGAGGGCGCTAGTGTTGCTTCAGGATGTG TTCCTCTCCGCAGACAGTCATCAGGATATAACTGGTCATGCAGGAGATTTTCTAGGATATATGGTACACATGACCCCTGGATCAGTCTAG
- the fbxl15 gene encoding F-box/LRR-repeat protein 15 isoform X2 yields the protein MTNSAAPYMTMDAKSEERPDGAKYQLLDLPWEDVLVAHVLCYLPLRHLLSLQCVSKSFRSLVQVYLANCRTFDPAQTGPCIPKEAFCSMLRDNTVLHTLSVHRCSDWITDKELLPVVGQNQQLRRVDLRGCVQLTRHALVALALGCPRLQHLCLAHCEWVDGLALRSLADRCAHMRSLDLTACRQVRDEAVGYAAARWPGLRSLSVAVNANITDTAVEEVAKRCRELEHLDLTGCLRVRNEAIRTVAEYCPKLQSLKVNHCHNVSESSLGVLRRRNVEIDVEPPLQRALVLLQDVVGFAPFINLQI from the exons ATGACAAACTCAGCTGCCCCTTACATGACCATGGATGCAAAATCGGAGGAACGACCTGACGGAGCCAA GTATCAGCTTTTGGATCTTCCTTGGGAGGATGTCCTGGTGGCACACGTGTTGTGCTACTTACCTTTGCGGCATCTGCTCAGCCTGCAGTGTGTGAGCAAGAGCTTCCGTTCACTGGTCCAGGTTTACCTGGCCAACTGCCGTACATTTGACCCTGCCCAG ACGGGTCCTTGTATCCCGAAAGAAGCCTTCTGCTCCATGCTCCGTGACAACACCGTCCTCCACACCCTATCTGTCCACCGCTGCTCCGACTGGATCACGGACAAGGAGCTGCTGCCCGTGGTGGGCCAGAACCAGCAGCTGCGGAGGGTGGACCTGCGGGGTTGCGTCCAGCTCACCCGCCATGCCTTGGTGGCACTGGCACTGGGTTGCCCGCGCCTTCAGCACCTGTGTCTGGCACACTGTGAGTGGGTGGACGGCCTGGCGCTGCGGAGCCTGGCTGACCGCTGTGCCCACATGCGCTCCCTGGACCTCACCGCCTGCCGCCAGGTGCGCGACGAGGCTGTGGGCTACGCGGCAGCTCGGTGGCCCGGCTTGCGCTCGCTCTCCGTGGCCGTGAATGCCAACATCACGGACACTGCCGTAGAAGAGGTGGCCAAGCGCTGCAGGGAGCTGGAGCACCTCGACCTGACAGGTTGCCTGCGAGTGCGGAATGAAGCCATCAG gacCGTAGCTGAATACTGCCCTAAACTGCAGTCTCTAAAGGTGAATCACTGTCACAATGTTAGCGAGTCCAGCCTGGGTGTGCTACGAAGGAGGAATGTAGAGATCGATGTGGAGCCACCCCTCCAGAGGGCGCTAGTGTTGCTTCAGGATGTGGTGGGCTTCGCCCCCTTCATCAACCTTCAGATATAA